The nucleotide sequence ATGGTAAAGGTTTATTGATAATTGATTGCGAAGGTTATGAATATGAATTGCTTTCAGATAAAAAAGTCTATTCCAAAATTCACTATAATTTGGAGTAGAAGCGTAAATGAAATATAAATGGACAAAGCTCCATAATCTGCGATGGTTAAATTTTGGGTGTAAGGAAATAATAGCACCAAACTTGCCATTGTTGGCAAAAGCCCTCCGATGGAGAATAGAATGGTTGAACTAAATATTTTTTTTAGCATATCAAAAGGTACTGCGCTAAATTACATAACTTCGCGAAAGTTTTTCAAACTAAATTAAAAAAACATGCCATTTCTAAAAAAGATAGCAAACAAATTTATTAACCCTCCTGTAAAAAAAATATTGAGTATTAATTTTTTTTGGAAGCTATGTACTCCCGTTTTATTTTTTTCTAAATATTTAACGCATCAAAGAAATCTTGTTTTCACAGAAGATGAAAAAAAGAAAAATGAACTATTGGCGAGGAATATGTTTCAAAATTTAGTTGTTAAAAACGGATCATTTAGAGGAATGAAGTATCCTGAATTCCAAGCAATTTGGAGTACATTATATTCTAAACTGTTAGGTAGCTACGAATGCGAATTAAATAATATTATAGAAAATTGTTGTCGTGAAAATTACACACAAATAATAGATGTTGGTTGTGCTGAGGGTTACTACGCGGTTGGTTTTGCAATGCGAGTGAAAAAAGCACATGTATTTGCTTGTGATATTAATGAAAAGGCATTGGAACAATGTGAAAAAATGGCAAAATTAAATGGTGTTTCAGATAGAATCTCTTACGAAAAGAAATGTAATCCAGAGATGTTGTCAAATTTTAAATTCGATGGTAAAGGTTTATTGATAATTGATTGCGAAGGTTATGAATATGAATTGCTTTCAGATAAAAAAGTGTGTGAGAAATTAAAA is from Bacteroidia bacterium and encodes:
- a CDS encoding methyltransferase domain-containing protein — its product is MPFLKKIANKFINPPVKKILSINFFWKLCTPVLFFSKYLTHQRNLVFTEDEKKKNELLARNMFQNLVVKNGSFRGMKYPEFQAIWSTLYSKLLGSYECELNNIIENCCRENYTQIIDVGCAEGYYAVGFAMRVKKAHVFACDINEKALEQCEKMAKLNGVSDRISYEKKCNPEMLSNFKFDGKGLLIIDCEGYEYELLSDKKVCEKLKNCDIIIELHDYTKNYIIENNFRNTHQFFFIESVDDFQKAKKYQYKELDSLGFYEKKYILEERRQNIMEWIFIKSNYQTDGMIQ